A portion of the Meleagris gallopavo isolate NT-WF06-2002-E0010 breed Aviagen turkey brand Nicholas breeding stock chromosome 16, Turkey_5.1, whole genome shotgun sequence genome contains these proteins:
- the LOC100541373 gene encoding ATP-sensitive inward rectifier potassium channel 12 — MTAGRVNPYSIVSSEEDGLRLTTMPGINGFGNGKIHTRRKCRNRFVKKNGQCNVEFTNMDDKPQRYIADMFTTCVDIRWRYMLLLFSLAFLVSWLLFGLIFWLIALIHGDLENPGGDDTFKPCVLQVNGFVAAFLFSIETQTTIGYGFRCVTEECPLAVFMVVVQSIVGCIIDSFMIGAIMAKMARPKKRAQTLLFSHNAVVAMRDGKLCLMWRVGNLRKSHIVEAHVRAQLIKPRITEEGEYIPLDQIDIDVGFDKGLDRIFLVSPITILHEINEDSPLFGISRQDLETDDFEIVVILEGMVEATAMTTQARSSYLASEILWGHRFEPVLFEEKNQYKVDYSHFHKTYEVPSTPRCSAKDLVENKFLLPSTNSFCYENELAFMSRDEDEEDDDSRGLDDLSPDNRHEFDRLQATIALDQRSYRRESEI; from the coding sequence ATGACTGCAGGCAGGGTCAACCCTTACAGCATAGTGTCCTCCGAGGAAGACGGACTGAGGTTGACCACCATGCCAGGGATTAACGGCTTTGGCAATGGGAAAATCCACaccaggaggaaatgcaggaaCAGGTTTGTAAAGAAGAACGGTCAGTGCAATGTGGAGTTCACGAACATGGATGACAAGCCACAGAGGTACATTGCAGACATGTTCACCACGTGTGTTGACATCCGTTGGAGGTACATGCTCTTGCTCTTTTCCCTGGCGTTTCTGGTATCCTGGTTATTGTTTGGGCTGATTTTCTGGCTAATTGCACTCATTCATGGAGATCTAGAAAACCCAGGTGGAGATGACACCTTCAAGCCTTGCGTTCTGCAGGTCAATGGCTTTGtggctgcttttctgttctccaTCGAGACCCAAACGACTATTGGTTATGGCTTCCGCTGTGTGACAGAGGAGTGCCCGCTCGCAGTCTTCATGGTGGTGGTTCAGTCCATCGTGGGGTGTATAATCGACTCTTTCATGATTGGTGCAATAATGGCAAAGATGGCCAGGCCCAAAAAAAGGGCCCAGACGTTACTTTTCAGCCATAATGCAGTAGTAGCAATGAGAGATGGGAAACTCTGCCTGATGTGGAGAGTTGGGAATCTCCGGAAAAGCCACATAGTAGAAGCCCACGTACGAGCTCAATTAATTAAgcccagaatcacagaagaagGGGAGTACATCCCGCTCGATCAAATAGACATCGACGTGGGGTTTGACAAAGGCTTGGACCGTATCTTCTTGGTGTCCCCCATTACCATTCTCCATGAGATCAACGAAGACAGCCCGCTGTTCGGGATCAGCCGCCAGGACTTGGAGACGGACGACTTTGAGATTGTTGTCATCCTTGAAGGCATGGTAGAAGCCACTGCGATGACGACACAAGCTCGGAGCTCCTACCTGGCCAGCGAGATCCTGTGGGGCCACCGCTTCGAGCCTGTCTTGTTTGAGGAGAAAAACCAATACAAAGTAGACTATTCCCACTTCCACAAAACATACGAGGTCCCGTCCACGCCCCGCTGCAGCGCCAAGGACTTGGTGGAGAACAAAttcctgctgcccagcaccaACTCCTTCTGCTACGAGAACGAGCTGGCCTTCATGAGCCGcgatgaggatgaggaggatgaTGACAGCAGGGGTTTGGACGACCTGAGCCCAGACAACAGGCATGAGTTTGACCGGCTTCAAGCAACGATAGCGTTGGATCAGAGGTCATACCGGAGGGAGTCAGAAATATGA